Within Dromaius novaehollandiae isolate bDroNov1 chromosome 15, bDroNov1.hap1, whole genome shotgun sequence, the genomic segment ATTTTAAGTGAAATCTATACAAGCTGTACCATAACACTTCAGTGTCAGTTGGTTACTTAAACTGTAAATGAGACAGCAGGAGAGCAAACAGCAGCATCACTGTGTTTCCATTTACAAGAGAGAGGAGTTAAGCTAAGTGGTCTCACATGCGATCAATAGGCGTTTTAAGACACAACTGAAAATCCATCAAAAAAGCCGGAGAAAAATTGTTAGGTTTTAAAGTATTAACTTTATTAATAAATATACATCCATATGATGATGTAAATACAGATCATGAACACTACTCCATTCCCATACACATAATTGCACACGAGTAGCTCAAGTTCATGGACATAAAAACATACACAGTATCTAATCAGGCTTTTTACAGCAGAGGACAGGGTGCTGATACTAGTTATTTAACAGATTACTGTTTCCCCCAAAGTAAACCTGTGGAAAAGCAAATGGTGAAAGATTAAAGAATCAGAAAGTGGTTCAAACTTCAGAATACAGATTTAcctatttgaaaataataatcaCAAGGAGAAAGGTCTAGTCTCTACGAGAATCATAGATATATTTTAGCAGTGttaaaatatatgcattaaaaTAGAGAAGAATAAATGTCTTTTGGGGTCAGAAATGAAGTCTGCAGTTGAAAGTATGATTATTATCAACCTTTTTAAGTGTCATCTCTAGGGATAGCATGAAACTTTATTATACATATGACAAAGAATAGCAGAGTCACAGCTAATGAAACCATCAGACAAAAGACTGCACATTGCTCTGCCTTTTAAAGCTCTTCAAAAATGGGGAGAGGGATTAAATTCTGATCTGAATTACTCTGCATATTGTAGTTGCAAGTAATTCTTTTCACAGACACATCACTTTTCACTGACAAAGCTTGGATTTGTCCTGACTGAACTCCAAGATCTttcagataaaatgaaaatatattcattCAGAACAGAAATCTTCAATGGCTCTTGATACATAGTTACTTTGATTAGTTTAAACTAAATCCAAGATATAAAGAACATTTCTTTAATGACAAAGCTAActgctgattttaaaaatagtatctttGCTATCAAAGTTAGCCACTTCTGATGGTATCTGATTTTTTCTGCCAAAATATGGTGCTAGCATCTTGAATACGTCCAGTGCAAGACTTTATAGTAGCAAAATTATTTGGTTTTAAAGTAAATTTAATCAGAAATTGAATAGTAGTTACTATATGTATATTAAACAGTGAACTTGTATAGCATCATTAAGGAATAATAGCAAGCTAATACATTTCATTTATGTATAAATAAGACATGTTAGAAACCCGATAATTAAAAGaacttattaaaaaacaaacttgaCATGTAGATCATCATCTGAACAGTGTTAATACACAACAGTGATCCTAGCTTATGAAGAGCTGAATTATGATACGTAATATAAAATAAGCAATTTACCTTACAAGTAATCTTTTTATActgtggggaggaaaaggccAGTTTTCCCATTGGTAGTAACAGAGTTTAGGCAATAACATGCTGTTTCAGTGTTTGTCATGAAAAGACAGTGTTAAAAAAAGCACAATGTATTCTGTAGATTATACATAGGCAAAGCAGAAATACTTGAAAATTCCATTCATATTTCACTTGGAAtctttaacttctgttttcttcccctcACAGCATGGCACCAGTAAACTATAGtcaaatataaaataaaccaGAATCAGGAAATGCCCTGCAGGGCACTTCTGGTCTCCTTGCTAAGTCTAGGGTGCCAAGCAACCCTTTACAGACTCTCCGAACACTTTCCTACTTTATGCTCATCGTTTCACAATTGACAGCATTAATTGTTTTTACTGGGATTATATTTCAACTGATATAATTAATAAACACTGTAATGAACAGAAACTGCTTAGATGATTTCATTATTTCATCAGCATACTTGAATACAAAATTCATTATACTAGCAGAACAGTAATACATCTGCATTATCTCCTGACACACAGCACAGCACCATTGAGTAGATGCACAAGTGAGAAATGAAACAAGGGCAAACGGGATAAACAGAAGGAGGTAAGAAGTGGAGTTTCTCCAAGGTACAGTGGTGACATGCAACACGTTCCTTGCCAGCGAGGTGTGACACTCCTGTAGTTATTACATTCAGCTGAAGAGGACTGCATTCCCAGCTGAGTTCAGGAAAGAGCTTAAAGCGGTCTTTGTTGAAAAATCATCTGATTAAAAAGAGCCAATACAATACAGATCCTGAGGGTGAATTAATTCACGTTAGCGTTTTGCGTGTGTCAGAAGTTACACTGTTCTGAGAAAAATTGCTAAGTTTCATACTTGCGAGTTTCTTGAGGAACAGAACGTATAACTGGATTTCATAGCTTCAGCACGGAGAAACTATATTTTAGTAGCAGTTTAGCTGCCATTAGTTTATATATTGACTAAGGAGCCATCCAGTATAGTTGAGGTTCATTGTCTTAGTTGCCAGTGCATACAAAGTCCCCCAAAAACAATTCAACACACCTATTGTAAAGTACAGCATAAAGTCCAGCTCATTATGTGTTAGGCATCACTGGAACACCTGAAggcttgctgcttttttcctgataAAAAAGGTATGAAACATGACATCTGTTTCTTAAGTTGTCATCACAGAAATCAAGAGTTCTCATCAAAATGACAGCAGGCCAGAATAGCATTCATGTTAACAAAAATTATCAATACTGTTACTCATTCAGCACAAGCTCTAGTTAACCCAAAATATTTCTGCTCCCCAGAACCTGCAGACTTTATATATATTCCCACCCTCGATATCTGAAGACACAACTTTATCATAAATTTATATTACACTTAAAACAACTTAAATGTAATCTTTCTTCCAGATGTAAGAAGCTTTAATACCAGTAAAATTAGTTTAGAACAAACAATATGCAACACTGAGGATTTTTTTGAAATATAGATTAAAGTATGTGCATATATGTTAgacacacactctcacactcccacacttaaaaaaattaaacacaccCAGTTGAAAAATGGAACATTTCTTTTGGAAGCAGGGAAGGTTTTAGTTTGAGTCAAGAAAGGTATTTATAGTTAACCAACAACGTATTTTTTCAGCTCGCATGCATAGGTGAATTCCTATGAATTCCTTTATATCTGGGGTCTAGCCGTGCAGTAAACTGCATCCTGTTTGCACCAGCTATACAGTTCGCTTTTATGAATCATGAAAATGGTGTCCTTTGGTAGATATATAAGCTTCCATAACTTAAATATAGTATAAGTGTCAAACAATGAGATAACTGTATTTCTAGGAATATCTGGCAAAACTAAGTCTGAAAACTTGGCAACAGTGtctatttaaaaagtttaatttgtAAACATTATAGATTAATACTTTAAAAGCTATTAAATGGCTGCCAGCTAAGCACagattttaaaggcaaaaaacaGTGTAAATAGCTATTTACATATTTAAGAACATACTGTTTAATATTAACCAAGTGTGTAACTAGAATGAACAGTACTTATTTAAtttcttataaaatatttcagattttaaagaatTATGTGTGGTTTGGTAGATGTACTACTAGGCATTTTAAAATTACACAGCAGAATTCTGTAACAGCATAACAAAAAGAACAGCCATCACCTAAAGGCAAATTAGCTTGTATTAATAAGGCGCTGTGAAGCTGTAATGTGCTATACAAATGCTCagtttcatttaatgttttcaaaaatatttttggagcATTAGTTGAAATTGACTTAACGCTACAACTCTAGAAATAAAAGCCACCTAAAACCAGCACTTTAAAAGAAAGGTTCTTAAAAGTTCCTAAGTATCTATTTGAGGTCTGTATAAGCTCCTGCAGAAGTGGAAAATGTAGCTTGCTTTCTATGCCTTCCTATTAAAAAGCACACAGAACTCAAGAATTTTGCAGTTGTTCCTATTTAAACAGTCCtgaatctcttttttcctttagcaAGTAGGAACTTATCAGGATAAGTTCTTTATTGTGGCATATGCCACATAATGAGCCAGTGGCCAGCTAATTCTATCCTCCTTATTTCAATTACTTAACGCATAACCACACAGCTAGATTTACCAGAAAGTGAATGTAAAACTGAGGACATGAGTATTACTTAAGTATACACACCAAGGCATATGTGTCATTTTGGATTTTCTTATAAATTatgatataaggaaaaaaaaatctttataccAGTGCCCTCGCCATGTTGCTTTAAAAGTTACTGAACTGCACTCACAGGCTATGGcattatttgaataaaaataaaatttagaaagtCATAATTCTGCAAACACTACAATAAAATGCAAGAAACATGCCAAAATTCAGAGTAAAGAGGATTAGTCAGGAATTACTAACTCTTTCCGTTCATTCATTAGGCTGTTTGATTTTGCTGCTGGTTTCACCAGCAGCATGTACTCCTCTGTTATGCACCATAGGATAGGGAAAAGCTGCACTGCCACAAGTATAACTTAGATTTGCAAGCCGTGATAGAGCTTTAATGCTACCTGGAGGTCTGCCTGGGCTGACTTTGTATCCCGCTGCTTTAGTTGTACCCAAGGGTCTGCCTGGACTTGTCTTAAATCCAGCTGCTTTGGTGGTCCCCAGGGGTCGACCTGTGCTGGTTCGGTACCCTGCTGATTTTGTGGTCCCTGATGGCCTTCCACGTTTACCAGATCGgttgaggtttttctttttcttcagttcatcTTTTGTCTCTATATTCCTGCCACTTGTGGTCTGCAAGTGTGACTCATTCAGCGCATCTTGTCTCTGGCATGCAATTGGTTTGTGGCTGACTGCGTGGCTGTATTTACTTTGCTGAGTGGCATACAAGTCAAACTGATCAGCAGATCTCACATTGTCTTCATTAAGGCAAGAACTCTTGCCGGTCCCACAGAAAGCTGTATTACCGCTGGCAACAGGGTGCATCATTTTCTACCAAAAATAAGAGAGACAAATATGTATCAATGCCTTCTACAAGGAAGAATCTTTCAAGAGCTACCTCTATTTCTTAGAATTAGTCAACTACTTTGACTATTTTTAGCAAACAGTATTGATATCAGTAAATTAGCTTTTTAGATAAAAAGTTATAATGAGCTTTCATTTGAGGATTTGCATTGTAACCTTTACACCATTAAAAGTGACTATCTAAAATAGTATTATTCAGACGCATATAATTAGGGAAGAAGTGCATTAAAGAAATGAATAACAGCATCTCAGCAACCAAGATAAACAATATTTGTTCACCCACTGTGATTTCAAAACGTTTCTAACTGAATCTCATCTAAATTCTAGCTGTTCTAGCTGCAAGATTAACCTATCATATATGAGCCAAGGAAAATACAATACCAGCCTCTTGATTTAGCAGAGGCTCCTGAAGACTTCTTTTACTGCAGCAGATTAATAAAATACAGATCACTTCTgttgcttcttttaaaaattatgtaagCAACATAGATAATATATTCAGTAAAGATAACAGTGCTATAATTTGGGAAAGCAGAGGTATAAAATGAATCTATTAACATGTAAAAGAT encodes:
- the C15H5orf24 gene encoding UPF0461 protein C5orf24 homolog isoform X2 is translated as MMHPVASGNTAFCGTGKSSCLNEDNVRSADQFDLYATQQSKYSHAVSHKPIACQRQDALNESHLQTTSGRNIETKDELKKKKNLNRSGKRGRPSGTTKSAGYRTSTGRPLGTTKAAGFKTSPGRPLGTTKAAGYKVSPGRPPGKKQQAFRCSSDA
- the C15H5orf24 gene encoding UPF0461 protein C5orf24 homolog isoform X1, with the protein product MMHPVASGNTAFCGTGKSSCLNEDNVRSADQFDLYATQQSKYSHAVSHKPIACQRQDALNESHLQTTSGRNIETKDELKKKKNLNRSGKRGRPSGTTKSAGYRTSTGRPLGTTKAAGFKTSPGRPLGTTKAAGYKVSPGRPPGSIKALSRLANLSYTCGSAAFPYPMVHNRGVHAAGETSSKIKQPNE